In the Flavobacterium acetivorans genome, one interval contains:
- a CDS encoding sensor histidine kinase — MDSIITTEEILQERIKELSCLYDVSSVIILHEESVTDTLDKICSILERAWRFSDKAIIELQLEDYYFSTSKIIPSETVFQESIISIFNESKGYVKVHYPIGDFSQNDFLDDEQKLLNKVSSDISSFYERHLNQEKNELLKRSMERVDRLAILGEITAGIAHELNTPLGNILGFAELIQESTKEKQSQLDCTKIIKAAIYSREVVKKLMFFSCEMPQNRRFVEVVPLISEALSLMGPNFKKAEISYEFDFQDPQLEVQLDSIQFTQILFNILINAIYVSPKNSVVKVKVYVLAADFFIEIADEGPGIVEEFKCKIFEPFFTTKPVGEGSGLGLSVVHGIVKSHKGDIVSFDNVPQGTIFQIRLPLKTI; from the coding sequence ATGGATTCTATTATAACTACAGAAGAAATTCTTCAAGAGCGGATTAAGGAATTGTCCTGTCTCTATGATGTTTCCTCTGTGATTATCCTACATGAAGAATCCGTTACAGATACTTTAGATAAAATTTGCTCTATTCTAGAACGGGCTTGGCGATTTTCTGATAAAGCAATTATTGAGCTACAATTAGAGGATTATTATTTTTCTACTTCTAAAATAATACCAAGTGAGACTGTTTTTCAAGAATCGATAATTTCAATTTTTAACGAAAGTAAAGGATATGTCAAAGTGCATTATCCGATAGGAGACTTTTCTCAGAATGATTTTTTGGACGATGAACAAAAACTACTCAATAAGGTGTCTTCGGATATTAGTAGTTTTTATGAGCGACATTTAAATCAGGAAAAGAATGAGTTATTGAAACGAAGTATGGAACGAGTAGATCGTCTTGCTATTTTGGGTGAAATAACGGCTGGAATTGCTCACGAACTAAATACGCCTTTGGGGAATATTCTGGGTTTTGCAGAATTGATTCAAGAATCTACTAAAGAAAAACAATCTCAGTTAGATTGTACTAAGATTATCAAAGCGGCTATTTATTCGAGAGAAGTGGTTAAAAAACTTATGTTTTTTTCTTGTGAAATGCCTCAAAACAGGAGGTTTGTTGAAGTAGTGCCGCTTATTTCGGAGGCTTTAAGTCTAATGGGGCCTAATTTTAAAAAAGCTGAAATTAGTTATGAATTCGACTTTCAGGACCCTCAATTGGAAGTGCAATTAGATTCGATTCAGTTTACTCAAATTTTATTCAATATTTTAATAAATGCCATTTATGTTTCTCCTAAGAACTCGGTTGTTAAAGTAAAAGTCTATGTCTTAGCGGCGGATTTTTTCATAGAAATTGCCGATGAAGGACCAGGTATAGTCGAAGAATTTAAATGTAAAATATTTGAGCCATTTTTTACTACAAAACCTGTCGGCGAAGGTTCCGGCTTAGGGCTTAGTGTGGTACACGGCATTGTTAAAAGTCACAAGGGAGATATTGTTTCTTTTGATAATGTACCTCAAGGCACTATTTTTCAAATAAGATTACCCTTAAAGACCATTTAA
- the ftsY gene encoding signal recognition particle-docking protein FtsY, translating to MSFFKRIFSSEKKETLDKGLEKSKTSFFSKLSKAVVGKSKVDDDVLDNLEEILVSSDVGVDTTLKIITRIENRVAADKYLGIDELNKILQEEIAGLLSETNTGEATEFVIPINTKPYVLMVVGVNGVGKTTTIGKLAYQFKKQGYKVVLGAADTFRAAAIDQLQIWADRVGVPIVRQNMGSDPASVAFDTLQSAVAQNADIVIIDTAGRLHNKINLMNELTKVKRVMQKVVADAPHDVLLVLDGSTGQNAFEQAKQFTAATEVTSLAVTKLDGTAKGGVVIGISDQFKIPVKYIGVGEGIEDLQVFNKYEFVDSFFK from the coding sequence ATGAGTTTTTTTAAAAGAATATTTTCATCAGAAAAAAAAGAGACTTTAGATAAAGGTCTTGAAAAATCAAAAACATCTTTCTTTTCCAAGTTAAGCAAAGCTGTTGTCGGAAAGTCTAAAGTAGATGATGACGTTTTAGACAATTTAGAAGAAATACTTGTTTCTTCAGATGTTGGTGTCGATACGACGCTAAAAATAATTACCCGAATTGAAAACCGTGTCGCTGCTGATAAATACCTTGGTATTGACGAGCTTAATAAAATTTTACAAGAAGAAATAGCTGGTTTGTTGTCTGAAACTAATACAGGCGAGGCTACAGAGTTCGTAATTCCGATTAATACAAAACCTTATGTTTTAATGGTTGTAGGGGTTAATGGTGTAGGAAAAACGACAACTATCGGGAAATTGGCTTATCAATTTAAAAAACAAGGTTATAAAGTGGTTCTTGGTGCCGCAGATACTTTTAGAGCAGCAGCAATTGATCAATTGCAAATTTGGGCCGATAGAGTTGGAGTTCCTATTGTAAGACAAAATATGGGTTCAGATCCGGCTTCAGTGGCATTTGATACTTTGCAATCGGCAGTTGCTCAAAATGCTGATATTGTAATTATTGATACCGCTGGTCGTTTGCACAATAAAATTAACCTGATGAACGAATTGACAAAGGTAAAACGGGTGATGCAAAAAGTTGTTGCAGATGCGCCACATGATGTTTTATTGGTTCTGGATGGTTCAACTGGTCAAAATGCTTTTGAACAAGCCAAACAATTTACAGCGGCTACCGAAGTGACTTCTCTTGCTGTTACCAAATTAGATGGGACGGCTAAAGGTGGAGTGGTTATTGGAATTTCGGATCAGTTTAAAATTCCGGTAAAGTATATTGGTGTAGGTGAAGGTATTGAAGACTTACAGGTTTTTAATAAATATGAGTTTGTGGATTCTTTCTTTAAATAA
- a CDS encoding Glu/Leu/Phe/Val family dehydrogenase, producing MTTIKGATKKSMLDNVMQQFNKTADSINLNPNIRKILSVTNNEITINFPVKMDNGEVRVFTGYRVQHNNALGPYKGGLRYHPSVDAEDTKALAMWMTWKTSLAGLPYGGAKGGIQIDPKEFSIQELERITRRFTYALGENIGPEHDIPAPDVNTNEQTMAWMADTFMSTKPSSERSRNQHVVTGKPVGSGGLEGRNRSTGYGVYLTIKLLYKSRGESLQGKKFIVQGFGNVGYWASHFLSQDGAIMIAVQDAQATIINENGIAVQALFDHSKAVNGSVKGFVGAKEMDSDLFFALPCDVLIPAALGNQITEENAYSVKADVIAEGANGPIDTEGEQILLRNGITIIPDILCNSGGVIGSYFEWLQNRNGEFWSLEEVMQKIDKKLSEAFYKVEGFVEEGEIDWRTAAYILAITRIEIAYNHRGIFP from the coding sequence ATGACAACTATAAAAGGAGCAACAAAAAAAAGTATGCTCGACAATGTGATGCAACAGTTTAATAAAACAGCTGATAGCATTAATTTGAATCCAAATATTAGAAAAATTTTATCAGTAACAAATAATGAAATTACAATTAACTTCCCCGTTAAGATGGACAATGGTGAAGTACGAGTTTTTACCGGTTACCGAGTGCAACACAACAATGCATTAGGGCCTTATAAAGGCGGTTTGCGTTACCATCCCTCAGTTGATGCCGAGGATACTAAAGCGCTTGCCATGTGGATGACTTGGAAAACCTCATTGGCTGGTTTGCCTTATGGCGGGGCAAAAGGAGGAATTCAAATTGATCCAAAAGAATTTTCAATTCAAGAGCTGGAGCGTATTACAAGACGTTTTACTTATGCTTTGGGAGAAAACATTGGTCCGGAACATGATATTCCGGCACCAGATGTCAATACTAATGAACAAACGATGGCTTGGATGGCTGATACATTTATGTCAACAAAACCATCATCAGAGCGCTCTCGTAATCAGCATGTGGTAACAGGGAAACCCGTTGGTTCTGGTGGTTTAGAAGGGAGAAATCGTTCCACTGGTTACGGGGTGTATCTGACTATTAAGTTGCTGTACAAAAGTAGAGGTGAAAGTTTGCAGGGTAAAAAGTTTATTGTACAAGGTTTTGGTAATGTAGGTTATTGGGCTTCTCATTTCTTAAGTCAGGATGGTGCTATTATGATAGCAGTTCAGGATGCTCAGGCTACAATAATTAATGAAAATGGGATAGCCGTACAAGCTTTATTTGATCATTCAAAAGCTGTAAATGGCTCTGTAAAAGGCTTTGTTGGCGCTAAAGAAATGGACTCAGACTTGTTTTTTGCTTTGCCTTGTGATGTCCTTATTCCAGCAGCTTTAGGAAATCAAATTACGGAGGAAAACGCCTATTCTGTTAAAGCAGATGTGATTGCAGAAGGGGCAAATGGGCCTATAGATACCGAAGGAGAGCAAATCCTGTTAAGAAATGGAATTACCATTATTCCTGATATTTTATGTAATTCAGGTGGGGTGATTGGTAGTTATTTTGAATGGCTTCAAAATAGAAATGGGGAGTTTTGGTCACTGGAAGAAGTGATGCAAAAGATTGATAAAAAACTTAGTGAGGCCTTCTATAAAGTGGAAGGTTTTGTAGAAGAAGGGGAAATTGACTGGAGAACAGCAGCCTATATTTTAGCAATAACAAGGATAGAAATAGCCTATAATCATAGAGGGATTTTTCCTTAA
- a CDS encoding lipocalin family protein encodes MKNIFQILVFSLFFVGCQPKVQPADIAKINGYWEIEKVALADGEDKDYKINESYDFFEIGKNDKGIRKKVMPQLDGTFLVNDTYEQLKVRFEKDKAFLDYKTDYAKWSEEIITLTDKELVLKNTENTRYHYKKAGPINLNDDGKKTE; translated from the coding sequence ATGAAAAATATATTCCAAATTTTAGTGTTTTCTTTGTTTTTTGTTGGCTGTCAGCCAAAGGTTCAGCCTGCGGATATTGCTAAAATAAATGGCTATTGGGAGATAGAGAAAGTAGCTCTGGCAGATGGGGAAGACAAGGATTATAAGATCAATGAAAGTTATGATTTTTTTGAAATTGGAAAAAATGACAAGGGAATTCGTAAGAAAGTGATGCCGCAGTTAGACGGAACATTTTTAGTTAATGATACTTATGAGCAGCTTAAAGTCCGATTTGAGAAAGACAAAGCATTCTTGGATTATAAGACTGATTATGCCAAGTGGAGTGAGGAAATAATAACGCTTACGGACAAGGAATTAGTGTTGAAAAACACTGAAAATACTAGATATCATTACAAAAAAGCAGGACCAATAAATTTAAATGACGATGGCAAAAAGACTGAATAA
- the bshC gene encoding bacillithiol biosynthesis cysteine-adding enzyme BshC gives MPTDCISYQNSGYFSPLMNDYLNQKNNLKELYNRFPSIENFENQIIEKQSNFNHNHRSALVSVLQKQYAKIETSHLTLQNIEALKVNNTFTVTTGHQLNLFTGPLYFLYKIISTINLTKDLKAKYPAYNFVPIYWMATEDHDFEEINHFNFKGKKFRWNKISSGPVGRLSTEGLEEFLEIYTQELGTSTNAIAIQKLFQEAYLNHNNLADATRHLANALFGNYGLVILDADHSELKRNFIPFMKEELLQQTSHKKVSKTIEQLKEYSIQVNPREINLFYIENNLRERIIFENEKYKVNHTKIEFSENEILELLDSNPEKFSPNVIMRPLYQEVILPNLCYIGGGGEIAYWLELKSFFDAVKITFPMLLVRNSALLTTEKQEKKATKLGLSWTDLFSKQAELVNKKTIDFSDFPIDLSIQKDFLKNQFHYLHSIAKKTDQSFSGAVKAQEAKQIKGLENLEKRLLKAQKRKFNDELERITNLQNELFPNKSLQERQANFSEFYLENGENLIPKLFSRLQALDQSFEIITL, from the coding sequence ATGCCTACCGACTGTATCAGCTATCAAAATTCAGGATATTTCTCTCCTTTGATGAATGATTATTTAAATCAAAAAAACAATTTAAAGGAACTTTACAATAGATTCCCTTCAATTGAAAACTTTGAAAATCAAATTATTGAGAAACAAAGTAATTTCAACCATAACCATCGCTCCGCTTTAGTTTCTGTATTGCAAAAACAGTATGCTAAAATTGAAACTTCTCATTTGACTCTACAAAATATTGAAGCTTTAAAGGTAAACAATACTTTTACAGTAACTACAGGACATCAATTGAACCTCTTTACTGGTCCTTTGTATTTTTTATACAAAATCATATCTACTATTAATCTTACAAAAGATTTAAAAGCTAAATACCCGGCTTACAATTTTGTGCCTATTTATTGGATGGCGACCGAAGACCATGATTTTGAAGAAATAAATCATTTTAATTTCAAAGGAAAAAAATTCAGATGGAACAAAATAAGTAGCGGTCCTGTAGGTCGTTTGTCAACCGAAGGTTTAGAAGAATTCCTTGAAATATATACTCAGGAATTAGGAACTAGTACTAACGCAATTGCAATCCAAAAACTGTTTCAGGAAGCCTATTTAAATCATAATAATCTTGCCGACGCTACACGCCATTTAGCAAATGCCCTTTTTGGAAACTACGGTTTAGTCATCCTTGATGCCGACCATTCAGAATTGAAACGCAACTTTATTCCTTTTATGAAGGAAGAATTACTGCAGCAAACTTCCCATAAAAAAGTATCAAAAACGATTGAACAGTTAAAAGAGTACTCCATTCAGGTGAACCCGCGCGAAATTAATTTGTTCTATATCGAAAATAATTTGCGCGAACGCATTATTTTCGAAAATGAGAAATACAAAGTAAACCATACCAAAATTGAGTTTTCAGAAAATGAAATCCTAGAACTACTTGATAGTAATCCTGAGAAATTCAGTCCTAACGTGATTATGCGTCCGTTGTACCAGGAAGTGATTTTACCCAACTTATGTTACATTGGCGGAGGCGGAGAAATTGCCTATTGGCTTGAATTAAAATCTTTCTTTGATGCGGTAAAAATTACTTTTCCGATGCTTTTAGTTCGAAATTCAGCGCTTTTAACTACCGAAAAACAAGAAAAAAAAGCTACTAAATTAGGCCTAAGCTGGACTGATCTATTTTCTAAACAAGCTGAATTAGTTAATAAAAAAACTATAGATTTCTCGGATTTCCCAATTGATTTAAGTATCCAAAAAGACTTTCTAAAAAACCAATTTCATTATCTGCATTCCATCGCAAAAAAAACGGATCAATCTTTTTCAGGAGCCGTAAAAGCGCAAGAAGCTAAGCAAATAAAGGGATTAGAAAATTTAGAAAAACGTTTATTAAAAGCTCAAAAACGAAAATTTAACGACGAACTGGAACGCATAACCAACCTGCAGAACGAATTATTCCCGAATAAAAGTTTGCAAGAACGTCAGGCTAATTTTTCTGAATTTTATTTGGAAAATGGAGAAAATCTAATTCCGAAACTCTTCAGCCGTTTACAAGCTTTGGATCAAAGTTTCGAAATCATTACATTATAA
- a CDS encoding nucleoside-diphosphate kinase: MATNRTFTMIKPDAVANGHIGNILAMITNAGFKIVSLKLTQLTVADAQAFYAVHAARPFYGELVEFMSRGPIVAAILEKDNAVEDFRTLIGATNPAEAAEGTIRKAYATSIGENAVHGSDSDENAAIEGAFHFAGREQF, translated from the coding sequence ATGGCTACAAATAGAACATTTACAATGATTAAGCCGGATGCTGTTGCTAACGGACACATCGGAAACATACTTGCTATGATTACTAACGCAGGTTTCAAAATCGTTTCTTTAAAATTAACTCAACTTACTGTTGCTGATGCACAAGCATTTTATGCTGTTCACGCTGCAAGACCTTTCTACGGAGAATTAGTTGAATTCATGTCAAGAGGACCTATCGTTGCCGCTATTTTAGAAAAAGATAACGCTGTTGAAGATTTCAGAACTTTAATTGGTGCTACAAATCCAGCTGAAGCTGCTGAAGGAACAATCCGTAAAGCATACGCAACTTCTATCGGAGAAAATGCAGTTCACGGTTCTGACAGCGATGAAAATGCAGCCATCGAAGGTGCTTTCCATTTTGCAGGAAGAGAGCAATTTTAA
- a CDS encoding serine hydrolase domain-containing protein, translating into MPKIIYTLLILLLFASCNSETKIPTPTADTYFPPLTGTNWEKKSIADLNWKQSAVQPLLDYLQIKNTKSFMILVNGRIVMENYFNGHTATTNWYWASAGKTLTATLTGIAEQEGFINLDTKVSTYLGNNWTGLALNKENLITAKHLLTMTSGLEDLDNGYCVTADCLTYKADAGTRWAYHNVYVKLQDVIARATNQTWPTYFNTKLRDKIGMNGNWITVDNNSVYTSTTRSMARFGLLILNKGKWNNNIILNENYCNTATTTSQNINQGYGYLWWINGKNSYQLPQSQLQFLGSIIPTAPNDMFMALGKNDQKIYVVPSKNMVIIRMGNAADNSNLALSDFDEILWQKISALYQ; encoded by the coding sequence ATGCCAAAAATAATCTACACCCTTCTGATCTTGCTTTTATTTGCTAGTTGCAATTCCGAAACAAAAATTCCAACCCCCACTGCAGATACTTATTTCCCTCCCCTTACAGGAACAAACTGGGAAAAAAAATCAATTGCAGACTTGAACTGGAAACAATCGGCCGTTCAACCGCTTTTAGACTATTTGCAAATAAAAAACACCAAATCCTTTATGATTTTGGTCAATGGACGAATTGTTATGGAAAATTATTTCAATGGCCATACTGCTACTACAAATTGGTATTGGGCCAGCGCCGGAAAAACCTTGACAGCAACCCTAACCGGAATTGCAGAACAGGAAGGATTTATAAATCTAGACACCAAGGTCTCAACCTATCTAGGAAATAACTGGACAGGCTTAGCCTTAAACAAAGAAAACCTGATTACTGCTAAACACTTGCTCACTATGACTTCCGGACTGGAAGACCTAGACAATGGATATTGTGTCACGGCGGATTGCCTGACCTATAAAGCAGATGCCGGAACCCGATGGGCGTATCACAATGTTTATGTCAAATTGCAGGATGTCATTGCCCGAGCTACAAATCAAACTTGGCCTACTTACTTCAACACTAAATTAAGGGACAAAATAGGAATGAACGGCAACTGGATTACAGTTGATAATAACTCTGTATACACAAGTACAACAAGAAGCATGGCGCGTTTTGGTTTACTAATTCTCAATAAAGGAAAATGGAATAACAATATTATTCTAAATGAAAACTATTGTAATACCGCTACAACAACTTCACAAAATATAAATCAAGGATATGGTTATTTATGGTGGATCAACGGGAAAAATAGCTACCAATTGCCTCAATCGCAATTGCAATTTTTGGGAAGTATAATTCCCACTGCGCCAAATGATATGTTTATGGCTTTAGGAAAAAACGATCAAAAAATATATGTTGTTCCCAGCAAGAATATGGTAATTATCAGGATGGGAAATGCAGCAGACAATTCAAACCTAGCTTTATCAGACTTTGATGAGATATTATGGCAAAAAATAAGTGCTCTATATCAATAA
- a CDS encoding DUF721 domain-containing protein produces MAKRLNNQSTIGDVLKQIIQTNKLQAGMDQMDVKEAWKNLMGNGVNSYTNNVVLKGGTLYVELTSSVLREELSHGKSKIVAMINEELRRDVVTSVVLR; encoded by the coding sequence ATGGCAAAAAGACTGAATAATCAAAGTACGATAGGGGATGTGTTAAAGCAAATTATCCAGACGAATAAGTTGCAAGCGGGAATGGATCAAATGGATGTGAAAGAGGCTTGGAAAAACCTGATGGGAAACGGCGTTAACAGTTATACTAATAATGTAGTTCTAAAAGGAGGTACTTTGTATGTTGAGTTGACTTCTTCAGTTTTGAGAGAAGAATTGAGTCATGGTAAATCTAAAATTGTAGCAATGATTAATGAAGAATTGCGTAGGGATGTTGTTACTAGTGTTGTTTTGAGATAA
- a CDS encoding sigma-54-dependent transcriptional regulator, whose product MKLKKENILIVDDNYDMLELLHRNLKSQNFHTYKASSVKEAIEILKFSTIDLLITDLQMPGINGIELVKYVQEHFPVIPKLVITGFPSVDGAIEAVKSGALDYLAKPFTNEELRTAVQNLIVSKESAKNSTEKAVSSDVKIKEYAGIVGKSQQIVQLIDLIQRVKDNRATILIQGESGTGKELVARAIHYQGAFSSKPFITVNCGAIPENLMESELFGYVKGAFTGANENRDGFFQAAAGGTIFLDEIGTAPLAVQTRLLRVLQEKEISMIGSQKTQKIELRIIAATNNDLYEMSNKGTFREDLYYRLNVVNIETPPLRHRRGDIKLLVATFLDKYSVEYSKPQITISDNAVEILMRHSWPGNVRELENVIQRMIIMSGDQIEVRDVPEYLKYPMPFEKEELKSLKDIEKAHILKVLAAVDNNKTRAAEILQIDRKTLRQKLDK is encoded by the coding sequence ATGAAGTTAAAGAAAGAAAATATTCTAATTGTTGATGATAATTATGATATGCTTGAGTTGCTTCATCGCAATTTAAAATCTCAAAATTTTCACACTTATAAGGCTTCTTCTGTGAAGGAAGCGATTGAGATTTTAAAATTCAGTACTATAGATTTACTGATTACTGATTTGCAGATGCCTGGAATTAATGGTATCGAGTTGGTGAAATATGTCCAGGAACATTTTCCTGTTATTCCAAAATTAGTTATTACAGGATTCCCGTCTGTTGATGGAGCTATTGAAGCCGTTAAGTCGGGCGCTTTGGATTATTTGGCCAAGCCTTTTACTAATGAAGAGTTGAGAACTGCTGTGCAGAATTTAATTGTTTCAAAAGAGAGTGCAAAAAATAGTACTGAAAAAGCCGTTTCTTCTGATGTGAAAATTAAGGAATATGCTGGTATTGTAGGTAAATCTCAGCAAATAGTCCAGTTGATAGATTTGATTCAGCGTGTCAAAGACAATAGGGCTACAATTTTGATTCAAGGTGAAAGTGGTACCGGAAAAGAGTTGGTGGCTCGGGCAATACATTATCAAGGGGCTTTTTCTTCTAAACCTTTTATTACGGTAAACTGCGGTGCAATACCTGAAAATTTAATGGAATCGGAGCTTTTTGGTTATGTAAAAGGTGCTTTTACGGGAGCCAATGAGAATAGGGATGGTTTTTTTCAAGCAGCTGCAGGCGGAACGATATTTTTAGATGAAATAGGTACAGCTCCTTTAGCGGTTCAAACTAGGTTGTTGAGAGTGTTACAGGAAAAAGAAATTAGTATGATTGGTTCTCAAAAAACCCAAAAAATTGAACTGAGAATTATTGCAGCTACCAATAATGATCTCTATGAGATGTCTAATAAGGGGACTTTTCGTGAAGATCTTTATTATAGATTAAATGTGGTGAATATTGAAACTCCGCCATTGCGTCATCGCCGTGGTGATATAAAGCTTTTGGTGGCTACTTTTCTAGATAAATATAGCGTGGAGTATAGCAAGCCTCAGATTACTATTTCAGATAATGCAGTCGAGATCTTGATGCGTCATTCATGGCCGGGTAATGTCAGGGAATTGGAAAATGTAATCCAAAGAATGATTATTATGAGTGGTGATCAAATTGAAGTTAGGGACGTTCCTGAATACTTAAAATATCCAATGCCATTTGAAAAGGAAGAACTTAAGTCTTTAAAGGACATTGAAAAAGCACATATTTTAAAGGTTCTTGCAGCTGTAGATAACAATAAAACTCGCGCAGCAGAAATACTTCAAATTGATCGAAAAACACTTCGTCAAAAACTAGATAAATAA
- a CDS encoding GreA/GreB family elongation factor: protein MKYGQLIVDEREYALLMRNIESSRSQEDKIYRDSIKKLKTELLSAKIKKEGKMPEDVIRYNSVVRIRTPFNTESSYQIVTPEKSNIKQNKISILSPMGLALFGYAKGDRIVWQFPSGTNEIEIIGVSQQEIQLNTEAL, encoded by the coding sequence ATGAAATACGGACAATTAATAGTAGACGAAAGAGAGTATGCTTTGCTAATGCGAAATATAGAGAGTTCTAGAAGCCAGGAAGATAAAATATATAGAGATTCAATTAAAAAGTTGAAAACGGAATTGCTATCTGCTAAAATTAAGAAAGAAGGCAAGATGCCAGAAGATGTAATTCGATACAATTCGGTTGTGAGAATTCGAACGCCTTTTAATACGGAAAGTAGTTATCAAATTGTGACTCCTGAGAAAAGTAATATAAAGCAAAACAAGATTTCTATTTTGTCTCCTATGGGATTGGCACTTTTTGGTTATGCCAAGGGCGATCGCATAGTTTGGCAATTTCCGTCAGGGACTAATGAGATTGAGATTATAGGGGTAAGCCAGCAGGAAATTCAGCTTAATACCGAAGCGCTATGA